A genomic region of Lytechinus pictus isolate F3 Inbred unplaced genomic scaffold, Lp3.0 scaffold_25, whole genome shotgun sequence contains the following coding sequences:
- the LOC129277642 gene encoding cytochrome b5 type B-like isoform X1, which translates to MHVCICMNECIATYNNWIKKINMVKGEYINKSSPNNNDVDDITQFSMKEVALHSDRGSCWLVIKDFVYDVTSFISEHPGGWEIIMERAGTDATYAFEGKGHSEDAKKLLAGFMIGQLNTNERLEKG; encoded by the exons ATGCATGTCTGCATCTGCATGAACGAGTGCATAGCTACTTATAATAATTggatcaagaaaataaatatggtCAAGGGTGAATATATTAATAAG TCTAGTCCAAACAACAATGACGTTGATGATATCACCCAGTTTTCAATGAAGGAGGTGGCTCTTCATTCAGATCGTGGTTCGTGTTGGCTTGTCATTAAAGATTTTGTCTATGATGTGACGTCATTTATTTCAGAG catCCTGGCGGATGGGAAATTATTATGGAGAGGGCAG GTACTGACGCAACTTATGCCTTCGAGGGGAAGGGTCATTCTGAAGACGCAAAGAAGCTGCTAGCTGGCTTTATGATTGGTCAATTAAATACG AACGAGCGTCTGGAGAAAGGTTGA
- the LOC129277642 gene encoding cytochrome b5 type B-like isoform X2, producing the protein MATAETSSFIASSPNNNDVDDITQFSMKEVALHSDRGSCWLVIKDFVYDVTSFISEHPGGWEIIMERAGTDATYAFEGKGHSEDAKKLLAGFMIGQLNTNERLEKG; encoded by the exons ATGGCAACTGCAGAAACGAGTTCCTTTATAGCG TCTAGTCCAAACAACAATGACGTTGATGATATCACCCAGTTTTCAATGAAGGAGGTGGCTCTTCATTCAGATCGTGGTTCGTGTTGGCTTGTCATTAAAGATTTTGTCTATGATGTGACGTCATTTATTTCAGAG catCCTGGCGGATGGGAAATTATTATGGAGAGGGCAG GTACTGACGCAACTTATGCCTTCGAGGGGAAGGGTCATTCTGAAGACGCAAAGAAGCTGCTAGCTGGCTTTATGATTGGTCAATTAAATACG AACGAGCGTCTGGAGAAAGGTTGA
- the LOC129270683 gene encoding metallophosphoesterase 1-like — MAGILTFFRPILRFFIYSGVIIFICEYLVYYIVMFRCSWPYTSFENDHNHSGQIADSAWVFDGKPLGSSPRAPGLINIETRSSLVEQRQNDEDSTLRVIFIADTHLLGSRLGHWFDKLRREWQMERAFQTALTLFAPEAVFVLGDLTDEGKWADNKEFEATVKRFRKMFRHSRGVYFKVVVGNHDVGFHGSMSKSKLERFSDAFNSSGVEVVTLKNNSFVLVNSMAFHGDGCTLCLPAQTKLRGLSERLNCSRFGHQGGVKQRGKVKSRCNHYRPLPATPPILLQHFPLYRPNDEMCSGVDGTPLDEKYIPHGQRREVLSQEATYKLLSWIRPRLVLSAHTHHGCYIVHQNVTPEISVPSFSWRNRKNPSLILASISPTSIAINKCFLPEESLIITLYAASGVVMVTYFLYSVVCILFKHRWRRHVKVL, encoded by the exons ATGGCAGGAATCTTGACATTCTTCAGGCCTATTCTGCGGTTTTTCATTTACAGTGGCGTGATCATATTTATTTGTGAATACCTGGTTTACTACATTGTTATGTTTCGGTGTTCATGGCCTTATACAAGCTTTGAGAACGACCATAATCATAGTGGTCAAATTGCCGACTCTGCATGGGTTTTCGACGGGAAGCCACTCGGTTCCTCTCCCAGAGCTCCTGGGTTGATAAACATTGAGACTCGATCGTCGTTAGTTGAGCAGAGGCAAAATGATGAAGATTCGACTTTGCGGGTTATTTTCATAGCAGATACCCATTTGTTAGGAAGTCGACTCGGTCATTGGTTTGACAAGTTAAGAAG GGAATGGCAAATGGAGAGAGCTTTTCAGACAGCACTGACTTTGTTTGCTCCTGAAGCAGTTTTTGTTCTTGGTGATTTGACTGATGAGGGAAAATGGGCTGACAATAAG GAGTTTGAAGCTACAGTCAAACGTTTCAGGAAGATGTTTCGCCATTCACGAGGGGTTTATTTCAAGGTTGTCGTTGGAAATCATGATGTCGGATTTCATGGCTC CATGAGTAAGAGCAAGTTGGAGAGATTTTCTGATGCCTTCAACTCGTCTGGTGTTGAAGTGGTCACTCTAAAAAACAATAG TTTTGTGTTGGTGAACAGTATGGCCTTCCATGGTGATGGTTGTACCCTCTGTTTGCCCGCTCAGACGAAGCTTCGAGGTCTTTCTGAGAGGCTTAACTGCTCTAGGTTTGGACACCAGGGTGGGGTCAAGCAGCGAGGGAAGGTCAAGTCGAGGTGCAATCATTATAGACCGTTACCTGCAACACCTCCCATTCTCCTACAG CATTTTCCCTTGTACCGTCCAAATGATGAGATGTGCTCAGGTGTCGATGGAACACCGCTCGATGAGAAATATATTCCTCATGGACAGAGAAGAGAAGTTCTCTCCCAGGAAGCTACTTATAAG TTATTATCATGGATCCGTCCTCGTCTTGTGCTTAGTGCTCACACTCATCATGGCTGCTACATCGTTCATCAGAATGTTACTCCAGAAATCTCAGTGCCTTCCTTCAGCTGGAGAAACAGAAAGAACCCAAGCCTTATTCTC GCTTCAATATCTCCTACTTCCATCGCAATCAACAAGTGCTTCCTCCCAGAAGAATCTCTCATCATCACCCTTTATGCTGCATCTggtgttgtcatggtaacataCTTTCTTTACTCTGTGGTCTGTATCCTATTCAAGCATCGATGGAGGAGACATGTTAAAGTACTATGA